From the genome of Perca flavescens isolate YP-PL-M2 chromosome 1, PFLA_1.0, whole genome shotgun sequence, one region includes:
- the syt9a gene encoding synaptotagmin-9 isoform X1, producing MPGDRDEKICQKALELLSDLCSKGEVQNEHCLDFIYYFRDLARPRYTDSDISVSLLSLVVTACGLALFGVSLFVSWKLCWIPWREQGLSPTTKEAHGHLNPTMSPLPSQLSARQPVYTAVDPPPQNRRESSHCSIAREPTTVASVVSVEAPMTPVSPPPVVMATPEAAMKISHTSPDIPLDAQSKSRVNGVHTNPRMQRQTTEPPPSGDLMSEVGQGSIRRHINLSNPDFNVAQFQRQDSLTGMGLGLGRLKPELYKQRSLEGDEGSRRGGGCGRLHFILKFDCDQEQLIVKIHKAEDLPAKDFSGTSDPYVKIYLLPDRKTKHQTKVHRKTLNPVFDEVFLFPVAYSELPTRKLHFSVYDFDRFSRHDIIGQVVVDNFLDLADFPRETKLCRDIQYVSSDNVDLGDLMFSLCYLPTAGRLTITMIKARNLKAMDITGASDPYVKVSLMCDGRRLKKRKTSTKRNTLNPVYNEAIVFDVPPENIEQISLMIAVMDYDRVGHNEVIGVCRVGNDADSLGRDHWSEMLTCPRKPVAHWHPLVEYQGTTGNSQGGSCNSLKTPPSP from the exons ATGCCTGGAGACAGAGATGAAAAGATTTGTCAAAAGGCACTTGAACTCCTGTCAGATCTTTGTTCGAAGGGGGAAGTGCAGAACGAACACTGCCTGGATTTCATCTACTATTTTCGAGACCTTGCCAGGCCACGTTATACGGATTCAG ATATATCGGTGAGTCTCTTGTCATTGGTAGTGACTGCCTGTGGCTTGGCCCTGTTTGGGGTCTCCCTGTTTGTTTCCTGGAAGCTCTGCTGGATACCATGGAGGGAGCAGGGGCTCTCCCCCACCACCAAGGAGGCCCATGGGCACCTCAACCCCACCATGAGCCCTCTGCCCTCACAGCTTTCAGCCAGGCAGCCAGTATACACAGCTGTGGACCCCCCGCCGCAGAACCGCCGTGAGTCGTCACACTGCTCCATTGCCAGAGAGCCCACTACTGTGGCATCTGTAGTGTCAGTGGAGGCTCCGATGACTCCCGTATCACCCCCACCTGTGGTCATGGCCACACCTGAGGCAGCTATGAAGATCAGTCACACATCTCCAGACATCCCACTGGACGCACAGAGTAAAAGCCGGGTAAATGGGGTTCACACCAACCCTCGTATGCAGAGACAGACCACTGAACCCCCACCCTCTGGTGACTTGATGTCGGAAGTTGG ACAAGGGTCCATTCGCAGGCATATCAACCTGTCCAACCCAGACTTCAATGTGGCCCAGTTCCAAAGGCAGGACTCCCTCACTGGAATGGGGCTTGGCCTTGGTCGCCTTAAACCTGAGCTCTACAAACAGCGCTCCCTTGAGGGAGATGAAGGCAGTCGCAGAGGCGGGGGCTGTGGGCGCCTGCACTTTATCCTCAAATTTGACTGTGACCAGGAACAGTTAATAGTTAAGATCCACAAAGCAGAGGACCTCCCAGCCAAGGACTTCTCTGGTACCTCTGACCCTTATGTTAAGATCTACCTGCTACCTGATCGCAAGACCAAGCACCAGACCAAGGTGCACCGGAAGACGCTGAACCCTGTGTTTGATGAGGTCTTCCTGTTTCCCGTGGCGTACTCTGAGCTTCCCACACGTAAGCTGCACTTCAGTGTCTATGACTTTGACCGGTTTTCACGTCATGACATTATTGGCCAAGTGGTTGTGGACAACTTCCTGGATCTGGCAGATTTTCCCAGGGAGACGAAACTCTGTCGGGACATCCAGTACGTCTCCTCG GATAATGTGGACCTCGGGGATCTGATGTTTTCGCTCTGTTACTTGCCCACTGCGGGCAGATTGACCATTACCATGATAAAGGCCCGCAATCTCAAGGCCATGGATATCACTGGCGCATCTG ATCCATATGTGAAGGTTTCACTAATGTGCGATGGTCGCAGActgaagaagaggaagacatCGACGAAAAGGAACACTTTGAATCCAGTCTATAATGAGGCTATTGTCTTTGATGTCCCTCCAGAAAATATAGAGCAAATCAGCCTTATGATTGCAGTGATGGACTATGACCG TGTAGGCCATAATGAGGTTATTGGTGTGTGTCGAGTTGGCAACGATGCAGACAGCCTCGGTCGAGACCACTGGAGTGAAATGCTCACGTGTCCCAGAAAACCTGTCGCTCACTGGCATCCTCTTGTTGAG TACCAGGGGACCACGGGTAATAGCCAGGGAGGATCCTGTAATTCTCTGAAGACGCCTCCTTCTCCGTAG
- the syt9a gene encoding synaptotagmin-9 isoform X2 — MPGDRDEKICQKALELLSDLCSKGEVQNEHCLDFIYYFRDLARPRYTDSDISVSLLSLVVTACGLALFGVSLFVSWKLCWIPWREQGLSPTTKEAHGHLNPTMSPLPSQLSARQPVYTAVDPPPQNRRESSHCSIAREPTTVASVVSVEAPMTPVSPPPVVMATPEAAMKISHTSPDIPLDAQSKSRVNGVHTNPRMQRQTTEPPPSGDLMSEVGQGSIRRHINLSNPDFNVAQFQRQDSLTGMGLGLGRLKPELYKQRSLEGDEGSRRGGGCGRLHFILKFDCDQEQLIVKIHKAEDLPAKDFSGTSDPYVKIYLLPDRKTKHQTKVHRKTLNPVFDEVFLFPVAYSELPTRKLHFSVYDFDRFSRHDIIGQVVVDNFLDLADFPRETKLCRDIQYVSSDNVDLGDLMFSLCYLPTAGRLTITMIKARNLKAMDITGASDPYVKVSLMCDGRRLKKRKTSTKRNTLNPVYNEAIVFDVPPENIEQISLMIAVMDYDRVGHNEVIGVCRVGNDADSLGRDHWSEMLTCPRKPVAHWHPLVEVR; from the exons ATGCCTGGAGACAGAGATGAAAAGATTTGTCAAAAGGCACTTGAACTCCTGTCAGATCTTTGTTCGAAGGGGGAAGTGCAGAACGAACACTGCCTGGATTTCATCTACTATTTTCGAGACCTTGCCAGGCCACGTTATACGGATTCAG ATATATCGGTGAGTCTCTTGTCATTGGTAGTGACTGCCTGTGGCTTGGCCCTGTTTGGGGTCTCCCTGTTTGTTTCCTGGAAGCTCTGCTGGATACCATGGAGGGAGCAGGGGCTCTCCCCCACCACCAAGGAGGCCCATGGGCACCTCAACCCCACCATGAGCCCTCTGCCCTCACAGCTTTCAGCCAGGCAGCCAGTATACACAGCTGTGGACCCCCCGCCGCAGAACCGCCGTGAGTCGTCACACTGCTCCATTGCCAGAGAGCCCACTACTGTGGCATCTGTAGTGTCAGTGGAGGCTCCGATGACTCCCGTATCACCCCCACCTGTGGTCATGGCCACACCTGAGGCAGCTATGAAGATCAGTCACACATCTCCAGACATCCCACTGGACGCACAGAGTAAAAGCCGGGTAAATGGGGTTCACACCAACCCTCGTATGCAGAGACAGACCACTGAACCCCCACCCTCTGGTGACTTGATGTCGGAAGTTGG ACAAGGGTCCATTCGCAGGCATATCAACCTGTCCAACCCAGACTTCAATGTGGCCCAGTTCCAAAGGCAGGACTCCCTCACTGGAATGGGGCTTGGCCTTGGTCGCCTTAAACCTGAGCTCTACAAACAGCGCTCCCTTGAGGGAGATGAAGGCAGTCGCAGAGGCGGGGGCTGTGGGCGCCTGCACTTTATCCTCAAATTTGACTGTGACCAGGAACAGTTAATAGTTAAGATCCACAAAGCAGAGGACCTCCCAGCCAAGGACTTCTCTGGTACCTCTGACCCTTATGTTAAGATCTACCTGCTACCTGATCGCAAGACCAAGCACCAGACCAAGGTGCACCGGAAGACGCTGAACCCTGTGTTTGATGAGGTCTTCCTGTTTCCCGTGGCGTACTCTGAGCTTCCCACACGTAAGCTGCACTTCAGTGTCTATGACTTTGACCGGTTTTCACGTCATGACATTATTGGCCAAGTGGTTGTGGACAACTTCCTGGATCTGGCAGATTTTCCCAGGGAGACGAAACTCTGTCGGGACATCCAGTACGTCTCCTCG GATAATGTGGACCTCGGGGATCTGATGTTTTCGCTCTGTTACTTGCCCACTGCGGGCAGATTGACCATTACCATGATAAAGGCCCGCAATCTCAAGGCCATGGATATCACTGGCGCATCTG ATCCATATGTGAAGGTTTCACTAATGTGCGATGGTCGCAGActgaagaagaggaagacatCGACGAAAAGGAACACTTTGAATCCAGTCTATAATGAGGCTATTGTCTTTGATGTCCCTCCAGAAAATATAGAGCAAATCAGCCTTATGATTGCAGTGATGGACTATGACCG TGTAGGCCATAATGAGGTTATTGGTGTGTGTCGAGTTGGCAACGATGCAGACAGCCTCGGTCGAGACCACTGGAGTGAAATGCTCACGTGTCCCAGAAAACCTGTCGCTCACTGGCATCCTCTTGTTGAGGTGAGGTGA